A window of Castanea sativa cultivar Marrone di Chiusa Pesio chromosome 1, ASM4071231v1 contains these coding sequences:
- the LOC142632344 gene encoding uncharacterized protein LOC142632344 — MSKSYTFNLGARDIRTTVITHESALEEGLKFLLSTFNVEESEKNNVGQNFERVVGLDTEKSFSSTSDGLVSDKVALLKLCSENDCLLVHLTLFKKIPTSLAKFLNLSDVTFVGMSIKHNLSDLQRDYGVQCRNVIELGPFAAAVQKKPILSAYSLPDLFKFVF, encoded by the coding sequence ATGTCCAAGTCTTATACATTTAACTTAGGAGCCAGAGACATCAGAACAACTGTCATAACCCATGAGTCAGCGCTGGAAGAAGGCCTTAAGTTTCTATTATCTACTTTTAATGTAGAGGAATCAGAAAAAAACAATGTAGGTCAAAACTTTGAGAGAGTTGTGGGTTTGGATACAGAGAAGTCATTCAGTTCAACTAGTGATGGGTTAGTCAGTGACAAAGTTGCATTGTTGAAACTATGTTCAGAAAATGATTGCCTCCTTGTCCACCTTACACTCTTCAAGAAAATACCCACTTCCCTTGCCAAGTTTCTTAACCTTTCAGATGTAACATTCGTTGGAATGAGCATCAAACACAACCTCAGTGATCTTCAAAGGGATTATGGGGTTCAATGTAGGAATGTGATTGAGTTGGGTCCTTTTGCAGCTGCTGTTCAAAAGAAGCCTATTTTAAGTGCTTATAGTTTGCCAGATTTGTTcaagtttgttttttaa
- the LOC142638536 gene encoding uncharacterized protein LOC142638536, producing MATNSEEDKASKTKKEGASLLGAPSFTKLDNGRFKCVETGHEMLSKDKDSYSNSKRCRLGLIDFALSKNKPPLNIFKQDPLSRSKLICKLTGDAINKSEEHIWKHINGKRFLNKLEEKETEKPTSNGTVEEKVEQKPEKASKQSTDGLKKKKKQKEKKKKKKEKEKEKEKEVEEIISEVRNMSDNDSDAEEDDFWMPPVGDRWDFDDGGDRWGSGSESGQESDEVNETDDPAEEGEQETEEGISLLSDGPAEEVEQETEELPTRTKRMSIEIGPSSFASRQKKSKKNHIN from the exons ATGGCGACGAACAGCGAAGAAGACAAGGCATCGAAGACGAAGAAGGAAGGGGCGAGCCTATTGGGCGCACCGAGCTTCACAAAGCTCGATAATGGCCGATTCAAGTGCGTGGAGACCGGTCACGAAATGCTCTCCAAAGACAAGGACTCCTACTCTAACTCAAAACGGTGCCGTCTGGGTCTCATAGACTTCGCTTTGTCCAAAAACAAACCCCCTCTCAATATCTTCAAGCAAGACCCTCTCTCTCG TTCAAAGTTGATATGTAAGCTGACAGGGGATGCCATTAATAAGTCTGAGGAACATATATGGAAGCACATCAATGGGAAACGATTCCTCAATAAActag AGGAAAAGGAAACAGAGAAGCCAACCTCAAATGGAACAGTAGAAGAGAAAGTTGAGCAGAAGCCTGAAAAGGCTTCAAAGCAAAGTACAGATggtttgaagaagaagaagaagcagaaggagaagaagaaaaagaagaaggagaaggagaaggagaaggagaaggaagtTGAAGAGATCATCTCTGAAGTTAGAAATATGTCTGATAATGACAGTGATGCAGAAGAAGATGATTTCTGGATGCCTCCGGTGGGAGATCGTTGGGATTTTGATGATGGAGGAGATCGATGGGGTTCTGGTTCAGAGTCAGGGCAGGAAAGTGATGAGGTTAATGAAACAG ATGATCCAGCTGAAGAAGGCGAGCAGGAGACAGAAGAAGGCATATCATTATTATCAGATGGTCCAGCTGAAGAGGTTGAGCAGGAGACAGAAGAACTCCCTACACG GACAAAAAGAATGTCCATAGAAATTGGACCCAGTAGTTTTGCTTCAAGGCAGAAGAAGAGTAAGAAGAATCACATAAATTAA